A window of Juglans regia cultivar Chandler chromosome 7, Walnut 2.0, whole genome shotgun sequence contains these coding sequences:
- the LOC108984737 gene encoding uncharacterized protein LOC108984737, which produces MVSEEDCMKALSREVNDIDEVPYHPFHWTPDFKEEEEPSIVPVWIVLPGLPPNYYHESFLKILTTPIGRFIRCDNSTRCATRTDGARICVEMDAAKQPLPHFWIGMPGLGSSRKQEIIYETLLALCSKCKIQGHNSKTCRAGKKNAGGKVWVRQQEPIVEEPKENTTIPVVVDKEVETNQDSEENRGEPILLVEELEPEKDQEEIPEIADTAEEMNPVSFEGRMDCSTQLKEAKLETDMREGEVVPSLEEREDDNGHKEEVFLEEGSMSDPEPEKNAEVFLQEKEYHSDAEDEVVKRKYQKRQFEKIRSSRRLITRAQKFTQ; this is translated from the coding sequence ATGGTTTCGGAAGAAGACTGCATGAAGGCTCTGTCACGTGAAGTTAACGATATAGACGAGGTTCCATACCACCCATTTCACTGGACACCAgattttaaagaagaagaagaaccctcTATTGTACCAGTTTGGATTGTCCTTccaggtttgcctcctaacTATTATCATgagtcttttcttaaaattcttacaACCCCTATAGGTAGATTTATTAGATGTGATAATTCCACTCGTTGTGCTACTCGCACCGATGGTGCCCGTATTTGTGTGGAAATGGATGCTGCAAAGCAACCTTTAcctcatttttggattgggatgccTGGTCTGGGATctagccgaaagcaagaaatcATTTATGAAACTCTGCTGGCATTATGTTCTAAGTGTAAAATACAGGGTCATAATTCAAAGACATGCCGTGCTGGGAAAAAGAATGCAGGAGGTAAGGTGTGGGTTCGGCAACAAGAACCGATTGTGGAGGAGCCGAAGGAAAATACTACAATCCCAGTTGTTGTGGATAAAGAAGTTGAAACAAACCAAGATTCTGAGGAAAATCGGGGTGAACCCATACTTTTGGTTGAGGAGTTGGAACCAGAAAAAGATCAGGAGGAAATTCCTGAGATTGCGGATACTGCGGAAGAAATGAATCCAGTAAGTTTTGAAGGAAGAATGGACTGCTCTACACAGCTAAAGGAAGCAAAGTTGGAAACAGACATGAGGGAGGGGGAAGTAGTTCCTAGTTTAGAGGAAAGGGAGGATGATAATGGTCACAAGGAAGAGGTATTCTTGGAAGAAGGATCGATGTCTGATCCGGAACCTGAGAAAAATGCGGAAGTGTTTTTGCAGGAGAAGGAATACCATTCGGACGCAGAAGATGAAGTCGTGAAGAGGAAATATCAGAAGAGGCAGTTTGAGAAAATCAGGAGTTCTAGGCGGCTGATCACTAGAGCACAAAAGTTTACTCAATGA